From the genome of Bacillota bacterium:
TTAACTGACCCTTCTCTCATAAGTGTCACAATTCCGTCTGCAACTTTTATGGTAGTAGTTGTCCCTTCCATGCCTGTAACTTCACTTTCATTATAAGTAATGTAATATGCATCATCTTTCTTATAATATTTCCCTTCCGTAATCAATTCCAGAGTATTGGACACTTCATCTCCTGAACTTTGCTTACCTCTTACAGAAATAATAACATTTTTATCCATAATAAAGGTCCCTCCTTTTTAATATCTTTTGTATAACATCTTTTATATTTAGTATTTTTCAATATCTGTCCTTTCAGCAGAAGTAATTTTACGGTTTAAAATTGCACTGCACAAAGGTTCAAATTTCTCTATGCTGTCGCTGGTATAAAACCTATAAACAGGCTTGATTTTTTCATCTCTTGCAATATTATTTTGCTCAATAACTTTTTTTACAACCCTGGCAACCTCTAAAGCAGAACTTACAAGTTTGACATCACTGCCCATAACTTTCGATATTGTCTTTTGCAAAAGCGGATAATGAGTACACCCCAATACCAGAGTATCAATACCCGCCTGTTTCAAAGGTGTTAAATACTCAAGAGCAATTCTGTAAGTAATATCATTTTCCCACCATTCCGGTCCTTCTTCAACCAGGGGCACAAAAAGAGGACAAGCTTTTGAAAACACCTGTATTGTATTATCAATTTCATTTATTGCTCTTTCATAAGCCCCGCTGTTTATTGTGGCAGTGGTACCTATAACACCTATTTTTTTATTTTTTGTATATTTTATACCTGTGACGGCACCAGGTTGAATTACCTCAATTACCGGTATATCAAAACTGTTCTTTACCGTTTCAAGGCTGTATGCGCTTGCAGTGTTACAGGCAATAACAATCATTTTAATATCCTGGTTAAGCAAAAACCTTATATTCTGAAAAGTATATTTTATAACGGTCTCCTTGGATTTTATGCCGTAAGGCGCCCTTCCACTGTCACCAAAATATACTATACTTTCGCCGGGCATTATTTCCATAATTTCCTTTAATACAGTAAGCCCCCCTAAACCGGAGTCAAAAATACCTATAGACCGATTATCCATCACAACCCCCTGCTTAGTTTCATTTTTTCTCCATATCTCTCTATGGCCAGCTCTATGAGCTTATCCAGAAGTTCCGTATATGATATGCCTGAAGCTTCCCAAAGCTTTGGATACATGCTTATCTGGGTAAAACCCGGCATGGTATTCAACTCATTTACATATATTTTACCGGTTTTTTTATGGACAAAAAAGTCAACTCTCGCAAGTCCTGCACAATCTAATGCTTTAAAGGCTCTTACCGCATATTCTCTTATTTTTTCTACAGTGTCCTCAGGCAGCCGGGCAGGAATTACAATTTCCGATGTGCTTTCAGCACTGTATTTTGCCTCATAATCGTAAAACTCATTGCATGGTATAATTTCTCCCACAGTAGAAGCAATAGGTTCATCATTTCCCAAAACGGAACATTCCACTTCATGTCCATCAATATATTCCTCAACTAAAATTCGCCTGTCATATTTCAATGCTAGATATACAGAGCTAATTAGTTCATCCCTGTTACGCGCCTTGCTTACTCCCACTGAAGAACCCGAGTTACAGGGTTTTACAAAGCAAGGATATGTAAGAGTATCCTCTATTTGCATTACCACACCATGAATATCTTTTGCAACCTGCTTTTTATTAAATACCAAATATTTCCCTTGAGGCAGCCCTTCTTTCTCAAATATTATTTTTGCATAATACTTATCCATTCCAAGAGCAGAACCCAGCACACCAGAGCCAACATATGGAATTCCTGCAAGCTCAAATAGTCCTTGTATAGTACCGTCTTCCCCGTTGCAACCGTGAAGAACGGGAAAGGCCACATCAATTTTTTTATCTTTCCTTTCCGCCCCTGAAACCTTAAAAATCTCTCTAGCAGAATTACAGCCGGCTCTTTCAGTCAAGCTTTTTGTTGTATGCCTTCCCGACTCAGCAATAGCTTTCCATTCTCCTGTACTGAGTTTGTCTACCGGACCTTCGTAAGTTAACCATTTCCCTTCTCTAGTAATCCCTATCATAACTACTTCATATTTATTTCTATCCAGATTATTAATTACCGATTGGGCAGAAACCCTTGAAACTTCATGTTCAGACGATTGTCCACCGAAAATCACCGCCACCCTTTTCTTTTCACTCATTATAAATCTCTCCTAATTCCTAATAATTCCTAATAATTAAATAATATAAATAATATTTTAAAGTTGCAACTACTATTAAGTATTTTTAATTTATATGTATAATATATATTTTTCATTTTACTATTTATGAATAACATGAGTCAACATTACAATGCGTCCCCGTCAACTCAAATTATTTGAAATGGACACCAGGGATATGTTATAATTTAATCAATGACTGCATAGAGCTGAATTAAGTATTGTGTCCTCATAAATAAGTAAAATATGGTTATTCGGGAGGTAATAATTATGCCTTTTTATGATTTAAAATGTAATGAATGCGGTAAAGAATTTAATGTTATGGCCAAAATTAGTGAAAGAGAAAAAAAATTGATCACGTGTCCTAACTGCGGCAATAATGAATTAGAACCAATTTTTACAAATCTTAACTTTATAACCTCACGTAAACCGGATAACCCTGTTTGTCCAAATATTGAACGCTGCGGAGGATGCTGTAATTTCTAGAAATTAGAGGTGAGAGGTTAGGGGTGAGAAGTTAGGGGTGAGAGGTGAGAAGTAGGAAGTTGGAAGTGGGAGGTTAGAGGTCAGAGGTGAGATGTTAGATGTTTGAAGGTGAGAGGTCGACCTACCTTCCTCCCCCTCCCAAACTTATATTACTCCGGAAATTTCCAATAGCTCCCTATTCATTTATTCCAGGATTTCTTCCTCGTCTGCATCACCGAATGTTTCATTTGTTTTATCTTCATCTTTTTGTCCATTTTCTTTATCTCTCAAGTCTTCGCCGTCACTCTCCTTGTTTTTATCCTCTATTAAGCTCTTTTCATCTGTTTCAATTTCACCTCTTACAGGAGGTTCTTTGCTAATTATTGAAGTACTCCTAGGAAAAGGTGCATCAAATTTAAAGCTTCCTTTAAACTGAGCTTTAGACTTACCTTCAATTTTAAATTTAACCTTTTCAATTTCACGAAGCTCTGTTAAAGAATTTACGATTGAATAAATTGTGAGCTTTTCAGCATCTTTTTCACCCGAATGTTTTTCAACGAACTCCTTACTGAAATCAACATTAGCTGTATTCCCTTCAATAATAACGTTTGATAATAGTTTTGTACCTTCCGGTATTGTACTTTTAAGTCCTGTACCTTTACCTGGGCCCTTTATTAATTCTTTGATAATCACAGTTGCCAGGCTTTCGGTATTGCCCCCCGTATCACTTGCATCAATATACCGAATTTCAGCCCTCAACTTGGTATTGTCTTCATTGGCAAAGTATAAACGGATTGGTTTTTTATCTTTAAGTTTACTTGCTTCCTCCTCATCCATAACTAAACTGCTTGCGGGACGAAGCTCATCATTGTCTGTATCTCCAAACACAAGTTTTTGTAAAATACTACACCCGGTAGTAAATATCAGTGCTAAAATGCATAATATTAAAATACAAAACAGTT
Proteins encoded in this window:
- a CDS encoding glutamate racemase, encoding MDNRSIGIFDSGLGGLTVLKEIMEIMPGESIVYFGDSGRAPYGIKSKETVIKYTFQNIRFLLNQDIKMIVIACNTASAYSLETVKNSFDIPVIEVIQPGAVTGIKYTKNKKIGVIGTTATINSGAYERAINEIDNTIQVFSKACPLFVPLVEEGPEWWENDITYRIALEYLTPLKQAGIDTLVLGCTHYPLLQKTISKVMGSDVKLVSSALEVARVVKKVIEQNNIARDEKIKPVYRFYTSDSIEKFEPLCSAILNRKITSAERTDIEKY
- a CDS encoding D-alanine--D-alanine ligase, with the translated sequence MSEKKRVAVIFGGQSSEHEVSRVSAQSVINNLDRNKYEVVMIGITREGKWLTYEGPVDKLSTGEWKAIAESGRHTTKSLTERAGCNSAREIFKVSGAERKDKKIDVAFPVLHGCNGEDGTIQGLFELAGIPYVGSGVLGSALGMDKYYAKIIFEKEGLPQGKYLVFNKKQVAKDIHGVVMQIEDTLTYPCFVKPCNSGSSVGVSKARNRDELISSVYLALKYDRRILVEEYIDGHEVECSVLGNDEPIASTVGEIIPCNEFYDYEAKYSAESTSEIVIPARLPEDTVEKIREYAVRAFKALDCAGLARVDFFVHKKTGKIYVNELNTMPGFTQISMYPKLWEASGISYTELLDKLIELAIERYGEKMKLSRGL
- a CDS encoding zinc ribbon domain-containing protein; protein product: MPFYDLKCNECGKEFNVMAKISEREKKLITCPNCGNNELEPIFTNLNFITSRKPDNPVCPNIERCGGCCNF
- a CDS encoding GerMN domain-containing protein codes for the protein MQRKLFCILILCILALIFTTGCSILQKLVFGDTDNDELRPASSLVMDEEEASKLKDKKPIRLYFANEDNTKLRAEIRYIDASDTGGNTESLATVIIKELIKGPGKGTGLKSTIPEGTKLLSNVIIEGNTANVDFSKEFVEKHSGEKDAEKLTIYSIVNSLTELREIEKVKFKIEGKSKAQFKGSFKFDAPFPRSTSIISKEPPVRGEIETDEKSLIEDKNKESDGEDLRDKENGQKDEDKTNETFGDADEEEILE